The following are from one region of the Rosistilla carotiformis genome:
- a CDS encoding metal-sulfur cluster assembly factor encodes MPLQEDTVRESLKKVIDPELFVNIVDLGLVYEVYITEKEDEKYDVKIDMTMTSPMCPAGPQLVAGAKAAIEECEGVETAEVKVVMDPPWTPDCMTDDARDQLGIF; translated from the coding sequence ATGCCGTTGCAAGAAGATACCGTCCGCGAGTCGTTGAAGAAGGTCATCGATCCGGAACTGTTCGTGAACATCGTCGATCTGGGCCTCGTCTACGAGGTCTACATCACTGAGAAGGAAGACGAAAAGTACGACGTCAAAATCGACATGACGATGACCAGCCCAATGTGCCCGGCCGGCCCGCAATTGGTCGCCGGAGCGAAAGCTGCGATCGAAGAATGCGAAGGGGTCGAAACGGCGGAGGTCAAAGTCGTGATGGATCCGCCATGGACTCCCGACTGCATGACCGACGACGCCCGCGACCAACTGGGCATCTTTTAG
- a CDS encoding bestrophin family protein, translating into MFLGLIRPLATSKTLTYVAGLALLVGAYSLLPIWLEYSVFHDVNDTPSQFHGVLSLVLGLLLVFRTNTAYSRWWEARILWGSLVNACRNLGLKLTSIDGLSPESATRAMDLIVAFPVALRCHLRSDCDDETRDRLQSLVGKPNHIPQAIAAELYAMVWDAKRSGRIDGDELRVLDSELLRLMDICGGCERILKTRIVKSYRIFARQCVGIFLGSLPWALVHDFKIWTLPFTIITAYFMLGLETVAEHVETPFGYDEDDLDLESLCGTIDATVRETFDRHALAT; encoded by the coding sequence ATGTTCCTGGGACTGATTCGCCCGCTCGCAACCAGCAAAACGCTGACCTATGTTGCGGGCCTTGCCCTGCTGGTCGGGGCCTACTCGTTGCTGCCGATTTGGCTTGAGTATTCCGTCTTCCACGACGTCAACGACACGCCATCGCAGTTCCACGGAGTGCTCTCGTTGGTGCTCGGGTTGCTGCTGGTCTTCCGGACCAACACCGCCTACAGCCGCTGGTGGGAAGCGCGGATCTTGTGGGGTTCGCTGGTCAACGCGTGCCGCAATCTCGGCCTTAAATTGACGAGCATCGATGGGCTATCGCCTGAGTCGGCAACGCGGGCGATGGACCTGATCGTGGCCTTTCCCGTAGCGTTACGTTGTCATCTGCGCAGCGATTGTGACGACGAGACAAGAGATCGGCTGCAGTCGCTGGTTGGAAAGCCAAACCACATCCCTCAAGCGATCGCCGCAGAATTGTATGCGATGGTTTGGGATGCCAAACGCAGCGGACGCATCGATGGCGACGAGCTGCGTGTGCTGGATTCCGAACTGTTACGGCTGATGGATATCTGCGGTGGATGTGAACGGATTCTGAAGACCCGGATCGTCAAATCCTATCGCATCTTCGCGCGACAGTGCGTCGGCATCTTCTTGGGATCGCTCCCATGGGCACTGGTCCACGACTTTAAAATCTGGACCCTGCCGTTCACGATCATCACCGCCTATTTCATGTTAGGCCTGGAAACGGTGGCCGAGCACGTCGAAACACCGTTTGGATATGACGAAGACGACTTGGACCTCGAATCGTTGTGCGGCACGATCGATGCCACCGTGCGCGAGACGTTTGATCGTCACGCGCTGGCGACTTAA